One region of Gigantopelta aegis isolate Gae_Host chromosome 7, Gae_host_genome, whole genome shotgun sequence genomic DNA includes:
- the LOC121376785 gene encoding uncharacterized protein LOC121376785 isoform X1, with product MACSRTTAGNVFVFVGALFHATAMFTPWWIITPVVYYGLWQFCSRLTESVSCQSISLDLSADIVTDSMKASQAMASLGLIMTGLAVLFTILNVCRSMKLKVAGGCSICAGILVLIGVAIFGVSRNSLGLSSALSYAFGLEAAAGLVLCIAGGMQVS from the exons ATGGCGTGTTCGAGAACAACGGCAGGGAATGTGTTCGTGTTCGTAGGAGCGTTGTTCCACGCCACAGCCATGTTCACACCCTGGTGGATTATCACCCCGGTCGTTTACTACGGGTTGTGGCAATTCTGTAGTAGACTGACTGAGAGTGTCAGCTGTCAGTCTATATCCTTAGATCTTTCTGCTGATATAG TAACAGACTCGATGAAGGCGTCTCAAGCTATGGCGAGTTTGGGATTGATCATGACCGGCCTGGCAGTCCTCTTTACTATTCTAAACGTGTGTCGATCGATGAAACTAAAGGTGGCGGGTGGCTGTAGCATTTGTgcag GTATTCTTGTCTTAATCGGTGTCGCCATTTTCGGTGTCAGTAGGAACTCACTCGGATTGTCTTCCGCGTTGAGTTATGCGTTTGGTTTGGAGGCAGCCGCTGGACTTGTCTTGTGCATAGCCGGTGGTATGCAGGTCTCCTGA
- the LOC121378105 gene encoding uncharacterized protein LOC121378105 codes for METHCEPKGVSRHSCHKPRSYLPSISAFTMETHCEPKGVSRHSCHKPRWYLPSISAFTMETHCEPKGVSRHSCHKPRWYLHFISAFTMETHCEPKGVSRHSCHKPRWYLPSISAFTMETHCGPKGVSRQSCHKPRGYLPSISAFTMETHCGPKGVSRHSCHKPRWYLPSISAFTMETHCGPKGVSRHSCHKPRWYLPSISAFTMETHCETKGVSRHSCHKPRWYLPSISAFTMETHCEPKGVSRHSCHKPRWYLPSISAFTMETHCEPKGVSRHSCHKSRWYLPSISVFTMETHCEPKGVSRHSCHKPRWYLPSISAFTMETHCETKGVSRHSCHKPRWYLPSISAFTMETHCEPKGVSRHSCHKPRWYLPSISAFTMETHCEPKGVCHKPRHSCHKPRWYLPSISAFTKETHRETERRVQT; via the coding sequence ATGGAAACACACTGTGAACCGAAAGGCGTGTCCAGACATAGCTGCCACAAGCCCAGATCGTACCTACCTTCCATATCAGCGTTCACAATGGAAACACACTGTGAACCGAAAGGCGTGTCCAGACATAGCTGCCACAAGCCCAGGTGGTACCTACCTTCCATATCAGCGTTCACAATGGAAACACACTGTGAACCGAAAGGCGTGTCCAGACATAGCTGCCACAAGCCCAGGTGGTACCTACATTTCATATCAGCGTTCACAATGGAAACACACTGTGAACCGAAAGGCGTGTCCAGACATAGCTGCCACAAGCCCAGGTGGTACCTACCTTCCATATCAGCGTTCACAATGGAAACACACTGTGGACCGAAAGGCGTGTCAAGACAAAGCTGCCACAAGCCAAGGGGGTACCTACCTTCCATATCAGCGTTCACAATGGAAACACACTGTGGACCGAAAGGCGTGTCCAGACATAGCTGCCACAAGCCCAGGTGGTACCTACCTTCCATATCAGCGTTCACAATGGAAACACACTGTGGACCGAAAGGCGTGTCCAGACATAGCTGCCACAAGCCCAGGTGGTACCTACCTTCCATATCAGCGTTCACAATGGAAACACACTGTGAAACGAAAGGCGTGTCCAGACATAGCTGCCACAAGCCCAGGTGGTACCTACCTTCCATATCAGCGTTCACAATGGAAACACACTGTGAACCGAAAGGCGTGTCAAGACATAGCTGCCACAAGCCCAGGTGGTACCTACCTTCCATATCAGCGTTCACAATGGAAACACACTGTGAACCGAAAGGCGTGTCCAGACATAGCTGCCACAAGTCACGGTGGTATCTACCTTCCATATCAGTGTTCACAATGGAAACACACTGTGAACCGAAAGGCGTGTCCAGACATAGCTGCCACAAGCCACGGTGGTATCTACCTTCCATATCAGCGTTCACAATGGAAACACACTGTGAAACGAAAGGCGTGTCCAGACATAGCTGCCACAAGCCCAGGTGGTACCTACCTTCCATATCAGCGTTCACAATGGAAACACACTGTGAACCGAAAGGCGTGTCAAGACATAGCTGCCACAAGCCCAGGTGGTACCTACCTTCCATATCAGCGTTCACAATGGAAACACACTGTGAACCGAAAGGCGTGTGCCACAAGCCCAGACATAGCTGCCACAAGCCCAGGTGGTACCTACCTTCCATATCAGCGTTCACAAAGGAAACACACCGTGAAACCGAAAGGCGTGTCCAGACATAG
- the LOC121376785 gene encoding uncharacterized protein LOC121376785 isoform X2, which produces MACSRTTAGNVFVFVGALFHATAMFTPWWIITPVVYYGLWQFCSRLTESVSCQSISLDLSADIVTDSMKASQAMASLGLIMTGLAVLFTILNVCRSMKLKVAGGCSICAGLLFIA; this is translated from the exons ATGGCGTGTTCGAGAACAACGGCAGGGAATGTGTTCGTGTTCGTAGGAGCGTTGTTCCACGCCACAGCCATGTTCACACCCTGGTGGATTATCACCCCGGTCGTTTACTACGGGTTGTGGCAATTCTGTAGTAGACTGACTGAGAGTGTCAGCTGTCAGTCTATATCCTTAGATCTTTCTGCTGATATAG TAACAGACTCGATGAAGGCGTCTCAAGCTATGGCGAGTTTGGGATTGATCATGACCGGCCTGGCAGTCCTCTTTACTATTCTAAACGTGTGTCGATCGATGAAACTAAAGGTGGCGGGTGGCTGTAGCATTTGTgcag GTTTATTATTTATAGCTTGA